Within Salvia splendens isolate huo1 chromosome 21, SspV2, whole genome shotgun sequence, the genomic segment TACACTTTTAGTACGCAGACTCCACATATCACTAACCATTTTACCTTAACAAATGTCAAACAATTACTTAAAGTTTGCATCGAAAtaaaatgactctttaaatcGTGGACAGATTGTATGTAAAAGGAATAACAACCTTAGGGAAATGTAGTGAAGAAGTTCATCATTGCCAAAATACTCAACGTTAATGTCCATCAATTCGCCGCGGCTCCTGTCGACGGCGCGGCGGCACAGGCTCCCGAGGCGACGCGTGTCGTAGCACGACCCGGAGTTCTTGACGTCGACGACCCGCCACATGCTCGGGTCGCGGCACACGCTCCGCCACGTCTTGCACACCTTCTCCGCCGTCTCCAGCATCTCCGCCGCCCCCAGCCGGTGCAGGATGTCCGCCGTCACATCCAACGGAAGATCAATCCACGGCGGAGCAACCTCCGCCGGCGCCGGAATCTTCTTCTCCGGCAGCCTCCGAAATCTGAATTTCTTTCTCCGCCATGGCGGGAAAGAGTGGATAGTGATGGAAAAAGTGTGATTTACTTTTTCGGATTTCaatcaaaaaatttattttaacaaCACACATTTCTTTTTCATGAGATTACATAAAATTCTAACGTAAAAACGGTGTTTTCATCTTATTCATATCCATATATATAGAAATTTGAAGAATTTGGAATATAAAAAATGTACCTTATACCATGTGACGATCTTGTCGAACTTGATTTTGATCTTGATTCGAGATTTTGGATCTTCCATCTCGAGTAGGATGTGATCTCCTTTTGAtggaaaaattattaataagtTATTTTCAATCTCAATGCAATTTACACACAAAATTTGGGGAAAAAGCAAAATCAAAAGTTGGTTGATTAAGATACCTTGATTCATCATCGTGCTTCAATCTTACATTCATGTGTTGTGTAGTGTTATTTTATACCTACGTGTCATGCTATTCTATTtttt encodes:
- the LOC121784137 gene encoding putative F-box/LRR-repeat protein 9; its protein translation is MEDPKSRIKIKIKFDKIVTWYKKFRFRRLPEKKIPAPAEVAPPWIDLPLDVTADILHRLGAAEMLETAEKVCKTWRSVCRDPSMWRVVDVKNSGSCYDTRRLGSLCRRAVDRSRGELMDINVEYFGNDELLHYISLRLLFLLHTICPRFKESFYFDANFKSSKLRRLRLSCCRKLAGKGLSEAAKSFPQLQELHILFMNQIDIEDVEAIGLQCSSLRSFTLIKHDAISGVGNGNDCLVAIAKVMPNLVHLRLGFFGSTITNKGYQAILDGCPIVESLNYLDDKRVEMRGQSSLQNTNMICVKDE